One genomic segment of Pseudomonas chlororaphis subsp. aurantiaca includes these proteins:
- a CDS encoding GNAT family N-acetyltransferase has translation MSIQHLDASHAAAYRALMLEAYERHPQAFTSSVAERAAMPLSWWESRLSSPLDLLLGAFEDGELVGIVGLAFEVRDKARHKATLFGLYVAQPYRHGGLGYRLVQALLQEARQRPGVRLVQLTVTAGNDAALALYQRCGFVQFGLEPLAVRVGVEYFDKLHLWREVVSPL, from the coding sequence ATGTCCATCCAGCACCTCGATGCCAGTCATGCCGCGGCCTACCGCGCGCTGATGCTCGAAGCCTATGAACGTCATCCGCAGGCTTTTACCTCCAGCGTCGCCGAACGGGCGGCGATGCCCCTGAGTTGGTGGGAGTCGCGGCTGAGCAGTCCGCTGGACCTGTTGCTGGGGGCTTTCGAGGACGGCGAACTGGTGGGCATCGTCGGGCTGGCGTTCGAGGTCCGGGACAAAGCCCGACACAAGGCCACGCTGTTCGGCCTGTATGTGGCGCAGCCTTATCGCCATGGCGGCCTGGGCTACCGGCTGGTCCAGGCGCTGCTGCAGGAGGCACGCCAACGCCCCGGGGTGCGGCTGGTGCAACTGACCGTCACTGCTGGCAATGACGCAGCCCTGGCGCTGTACCAGCGTTGCGGTTTCGTCCAGTTCGGCCTGGAGCCGCTGGCGGTGCGGGTGGGCGTCGAGTACTTCGACAAGCTTCACCTGTGGCGTGAAGTCGTCTCCCCCCTCTGA
- a CDS encoding LysE family translocator, with the protein MIPLHDMLIFIAAALLMVLTPGPNMIYLISRSICQGRRAGVTSLVGVVAGFFVHLFAAAIGLTAVFMAVPVAYEVLKWVGALYLMWLAWQALKPGARSPFEAQQLPPDSSRKLILMGFLTSALNPKIAVFYLSVFPQFISPEHGSVFTQSIILGLTQISVSFSVNLLIALFASGIAAWFVHNPLWLATQRYFMGFVLAGLAVRLLLEQRQTA; encoded by the coding sequence ATGATTCCCCTTCACGACATGTTGATCTTCATCGCCGCGGCCTTGCTGATGGTGCTGACACCCGGCCCCAACATGATCTACCTGATCTCCCGTTCGATCTGCCAGGGCCGCCGGGCAGGCGTGACCTCGCTGGTCGGCGTGGTGGCCGGTTTCTTTGTCCACCTGTTCGCCGCGGCGATCGGCCTGACCGCCGTCTTCATGGCGGTGCCGGTGGCCTATGAAGTGCTCAAGTGGGTCGGCGCCCTGTACCTGATGTGGCTGGCCTGGCAGGCCCTGAAGCCGGGCGCGCGTTCGCCGTTCGAGGCGCAGCAGCTGCCGCCGGACTCGTCGCGCAAGCTGATCCTGATGGGCTTTCTCACCAGCGCCTTGAACCCGAAGATCGCGGTGTTCTACCTCTCGGTCTTTCCCCAGTTCATCAGCCCGGAACACGGTTCGGTGTTCACCCAGAGCATCATCCTCGGCCTGACCCAGATCAGCGTGAGCTTCAGCGTCAACCTGTTGATCGCGTTGTTCGCTTCGGGAATCGCCGCCTGGTTCGTGCACAACCCGCTGTGGCTGGCGACCCAACGTTATTTCATGGGCTTCGTGCTGGCCGGGCTGGCGGTGCGTCTGCTGCTGGAACAACGCCAGACGGCTTGA
- a CDS encoding NUDIX hydrolase codes for MTLSSATSPLIRIAAALLIGPDGRTLLVRKRGTQAFMQPGGKIEPSELPAQALARELEEELGLHIDPADARYLGRFCAPAANEPGFVVEAELFRLDLDTDEVRLAAEIEEVCWIDPEAGDELTLAPLTRDLILPFYRASQLASA; via the coding sequence ATGACTCTTTCAAGTGCCACATCCCCCCTTATCCGTATCGCCGCGGCCCTGCTGATCGGCCCCGACGGCCGTACCCTGCTGGTGCGCAAGCGCGGCACCCAGGCTTTCATGCAGCCGGGCGGCAAGATCGAGCCGAGCGAGTTGCCGGCCCAGGCCCTGGCCCGTGAACTGGAAGAGGAACTCGGGCTGCATATCGACCCGGCCGACGCTCGTTACCTGGGACGTTTTTGCGCACCGGCGGCCAACGAGCCGGGTTTTGTGGTCGAGGCCGAATTGTTTCGCCTCGATCTGGACACCGACGAGGTCCGCCTCGCGGCGGAAATCGAGGAGGTCTGCTGGATCGATCCGGAGGCTGGCGACGAGCTCACCCTGGCCCCATTGACACGCGACCTGATCTTGCCGTTTTATCGCGCCTCGCAACTGGCCTCGGCCTGA
- a CDS encoding type B 50S ribosomal protein L31: MKANIHPAYRTVLFHDTAADVYFLIGSTVDTDRTQRHSDGNTYPYVTLDVSSASHPVYTGQQRKTQSEGRIAGFNKRFASFGSSGKTGNA, translated from the coding sequence ATGAAAGCCAATATCCATCCCGCCTACCGCACCGTGCTGTTCCATGACACCGCCGCCGATGTGTACTTCCTGATCGGTTCCACCGTGGACACCGACCGCACCCAGCGTCACAGCGATGGCAACACTTACCCCTATGTCACCCTCGACGTCTCCAGCGCCTCGCACCCGGTCTACACCGGCCAGCAGCGCAAGACCCAGTCCGAAGGCCGGATCGCCGGCTTCAACAAGCGTTTCGCGTCGTTCGGTTCGTCCGGCAAGACCGGCAATGCTTGA
- a CDS encoding FMN-binding glutamate synthase family protein — MSLSLLSRYAFFAACVIFTLASLPFLEHDWLWPFTLVTFLLSLLGIFDLLQSPHAVRRNYPILGNIRYLVEGIRPEIRQYLLESDSDALPFSRAQRSLVYSRAKNESADKPFGTLIDVYQSGFEFIGHSMRPAPLSDPSTFRVTVGGPQCKQPYSASVFNISAMSFGSLSANAIRALNQGAKLGNFAHDTGEGSISPYHRENGGDLTWELGSGYFGCRTSDGRFDPERFAVQAQDPQVRMIEIKMSQGAKPGHGGILPKHKVTQEIADTRGIRMGEDCISPSSHSAFSTPIEMMHFIQQLRELSGGKPVGFKFCLGHPWEFMGIAKAMLETGILPDFIVVDGKEGGTGAAPVEFTDHIGAPMREGLLFVHNTLVGLNLRDKIKLGASGKIVSAFDIASVLAIGADWANSARGFMFAIGCIQSQSCHTNKCPTGVATQDNLRQRALVVPDKAQRVFSFHRNTLKALAEMLAAAGLNHPSQLEAKHLVRRMSATEIKLFSQLHVFLKPGELLTGAVTGEFYSRMWQLARADSFEPNSEAAA, encoded by the coding sequence ATGAGCCTGTCCCTCCTGAGCCGCTACGCCTTCTTTGCTGCCTGCGTGATTTTCACCCTCGCCAGCTTGCCCTTTCTCGAACATGACTGGCTCTGGCCATTCACCCTGGTCACTTTCCTGCTCAGCCTGCTGGGCATTTTCGACCTGCTGCAAAGCCCCCACGCGGTGCGCCGCAACTACCCGATCCTGGGCAATATCCGCTACCTGGTGGAAGGCATCCGCCCGGAAATCCGCCAGTACCTGCTGGAGTCCGACAGCGACGCCCTGCCCTTCTCCCGGGCCCAGCGCTCGCTGGTCTATTCGCGGGCCAAGAACGAAAGCGCCGACAAGCCGTTCGGCACTTTGATCGACGTCTACCAGTCGGGTTTCGAATTCATCGGCCACTCCATGCGCCCAGCGCCCCTGAGCGACCCCAGCACCTTCCGCGTCACGGTCGGCGGCCCGCAGTGCAAGCAGCCCTACTCGGCCTCGGTGTTCAACATCTCGGCCATGAGCTTCGGCTCCCTCAGCGCCAACGCCATCCGCGCCCTCAACCAGGGCGCCAAGCTCGGCAACTTCGCCCATGACACCGGCGAAGGCAGCATCAGCCCCTATCACCGGGAAAACGGTGGCGACCTGACCTGGGAACTGGGCAGCGGCTATTTCGGTTGCCGCACCAGCGACGGCCGTTTCGACCCAGAGCGCTTCGCCGTGCAGGCGCAGGACCCACAGGTACGAATGATCGAAATCAAGATGAGCCAGGGCGCCAAGCCCGGCCACGGTGGCATCCTGCCCAAGCACAAGGTGACCCAGGAAATCGCCGACACCCGCGGCATCCGCATGGGCGAGGACTGCATCTCGCCATCGAGCCACAGCGCCTTTTCCACGCCGATCGAAATGATGCATTTCATCCAGCAGCTGCGTGAGCTGTCCGGCGGCAAACCCGTTGGCTTCAAGTTCTGCCTCGGCCACCCGTGGGAGTTCATGGGCATCGCCAAGGCCATGCTGGAAACCGGCATCCTCCCCGACTTCATCGTGGTCGACGGCAAGGAAGGCGGCACCGGCGCGGCACCGGTGGAGTTCACCGACCACATCGGCGCGCCGATGCGCGAAGGCCTGCTGTTCGTGCACAACACCCTGGTGGGCCTGAACCTGCGCGACAAGATCAAGCTCGGCGCCAGCGGCAAGATCGTCAGCGCCTTCGACATCGCCAGCGTGCTGGCCATCGGCGCCGACTGGGCCAACTCGGCGCGCGGCTTCATGTTCGCCATCGGCTGCATCCAGTCGCAAAGCTGCCACACCAACAAATGCCCGACCGGCGTCGCCACCCAGGACAACCTGCGCCAGCGGGCGCTGGTGGTGCCGGACAAGGCGCAACGGGTGTTCAGTTTCCACCGCAACACCCTCAAGGCCCTGGCCGAAATGCTTGCCGCCGCGGGTTTGAATCACCCGTCGCAACTGGAAGCCAAGCATCTGGTGCGACGCATGTCGGCCACCGAGATCAAGCTGTTCTCGCAACTGCATGTGTTCCTCAAGCCCGGCGAACTGCTCACCGGCGCGGTCACGGGCGAGTTCTATTCGCGCATGTGGCAGCTGGCGCGCGCCGACAGCTTCGAGCCCAACAGCGAAGCCGCGGCCTGA
- a CDS encoding putative quinol monooxygenase, with protein sequence MLKVIAEDFIKPEHLDTVRPWYAELVEKTRQEPDCIAYDLFVDQQDPGHFIFIEQWPDRAALKAHCQTEHFTRLVPQINAFQARECRVLLMDHF encoded by the coding sequence GTGCTCAAAGTCATCGCCGAAGACTTCATCAAACCCGAACACCTCGACACCGTGCGCCCCTGGTACGCCGAACTGGTGGAGAAAACCCGCCAGGAACCGGACTGCATCGCCTACGACCTGTTCGTCGACCAGCAAGACCCGGGGCATTTCATCTTTATCGAGCAATGGCCAGACCGCGCGGCACTCAAGGCCCATTGCCAGACCGAGCACTTCACCCGCCTGGTGCCACAGATCAACGCCTTCCAGGCCAGGGAATGCCGTGTGCTGCTGATGGATCACTTCTGA
- a CDS encoding glucosyltransferase domain-containing protein, whose amino-acid sequence MDRMGSLLSGELGRRQVWLFFLFATLLYVLPLILADFPYIDDNWRSLSAGTAWTEQGRLFTELFYNALTFSHAAPNIFPLPLLIATLAMASALTRLTFHYYPQPTAACCMVLLPLWYNPFFLQNLSYQYDGPAMALSLVAVIFAITYRNPYRVLQWLVPALLVALAIGLYQISINVFLGLCCLEVIRGANDKTAWPRWWEMIGWKIAQAALGWMIYCVTAYPFMDQTRTLLLNWSAQPLLQLQVNIGRVLEKVVLLFHGGFAWVFAALALCALAGCVRLGLNLFKRPDSGLKKVLMALVCLLALPLVILLVSGIALFFRDFNEGARTLMGFALLLVLLFYLSHLALAALHERLPLLLMVPLLAMLSLSFAYGRVLTVQKTLAASALSSLERDITSHRQLREAKRIYMSVTYSDHWLLAAAGSFKQMPVLHYLMNIDFFMLAENLPKVGITNVVAERERRNATLVGYQGYLPLVDSRYYRIYLLGDYGFIVMKEPAPIKTLHW is encoded by the coding sequence ATGGACAGAATGGGCAGCTTGCTCAGCGGGGAGCTCGGGCGCCGCCAGGTCTGGCTGTTTTTTCTGTTCGCCACCTTGTTGTATGTGCTGCCGCTGATCCTCGCGGACTTTCCCTATATCGATGACAACTGGCGTTCGCTGTCGGCCGGCACCGCCTGGACGGAGCAGGGGCGGTTGTTTACCGAACTGTTCTACAACGCCCTGACCTTCAGCCATGCTGCGCCGAACATCTTTCCCTTGCCGCTGCTGATCGCCACGCTTGCCATGGCCTCGGCCTTGACCCGCCTGACTTTCCATTATTACCCGCAGCCGACGGCTGCCTGCTGCATGGTGCTGTTGCCGCTCTGGTACAACCCGTTCTTTCTGCAGAACCTGTCGTATCAGTACGACGGCCCGGCCATGGCCTTGAGCCTGGTGGCGGTGATCTTCGCCATCACCTATCGCAACCCGTACCGCGTGTTGCAATGGCTGGTTCCGGCCTTGCTGGTCGCGCTGGCCATCGGGCTGTATCAGATCAGCATCAACGTGTTCCTGGGCCTGTGCTGCCTGGAGGTGATCCGCGGCGCCAATGACAAGACTGCCTGGCCACGCTGGTGGGAAATGATCGGCTGGAAGATCGCCCAGGCGGCCCTGGGCTGGATGATCTATTGCGTCACCGCCTACCCCTTCATGGATCAGACCCGCACCTTGCTGCTGAACTGGTCGGCGCAGCCCTTGCTGCAACTGCAGGTCAACATCGGCAGGGTGCTGGAAAAAGTCGTGCTGCTGTTTCACGGCGGGTTCGCCTGGGTGTTCGCCGCGCTGGCGCTGTGCGCCCTTGCCGGTTGCGTGCGGCTGGGGCTGAATCTGTTCAAGCGGCCGGACAGCGGCCTGAAAAAGGTCTTGATGGCGCTGGTCTGCCTGCTGGCATTGCCGCTGGTGATCTTGCTGGTGTCAGGGATCGCGCTGTTTTTCCGCGACTTCAATGAAGGCGCCCGGACCTTGATGGGTTTCGCGCTGCTGTTGGTGTTGCTGTTCTATCTGAGCCACCTGGCGTTGGCGGCGCTCCATGAGCGCTTGCCGCTGCTACTGATGGTGCCGCTGCTGGCGATGCTGTCGCTGTCGTTCGCCTATGGCCGGGTGCTGACGGTGCAGAAAACCCTGGCGGCCAGCGCGCTGTCGAGCCTTGAGCGCGACATTACCAGCCACCGACAGTTGCGCGAGGCCAAGCGCATTTATATGTCGGTGACCTATTCCGATCACTGGCTGCTGGCGGCCGCGGGCTCGTTCAAGCAGATGCCGGTGCTGCACTACCTGATGAACATCGACTTCTTCATGCTGGCCGAGAACCTGCCCAAGGTGGGCATTACCAACGTGGTCGCGGAAAGGGAGCGGCGCAATGCGACTCTGGTCGGTTACCAGGGCTATCTACCGCTGGTGGACAGCCGTTACTACCGGATCTACCTGCTGGGGGACTACGGTTTTATCGTCATGAAGGAACCGGCGCCGATCAAGACGCTGCATTGGTGA
- a CDS encoding glycosyltransferase family 2 protein, which translates to MKISLIVPVLNEEQAIGLFYQAVRRELRFEQGEVEIVFINDGSSDRTADEVKALAQVDEQVLLINFSRNFGKEPALFAGLEHASGDAVIPMDVDLQDPISVIPRLIEEWQMGADVVLAKRRRRTADSYLRRCSAALFYHLLNRIAYTRIEENVGDFRLMDRKVVDVIRTLPEHQLFMKGVLSWAGFTTVVVEYERAGRVAGNSKFNGWKLWNLALEGITSFSTVPLRLWTYVGGSISIFAVLYAVYMVLDKIFFGNSVPGYPSLMTAILFLGGVQLIGIGILGEYVGRIYIEAKHRPRYVIKDVIGGKDRLGL; encoded by the coding sequence ATGAAGATCTCGTTGATCGTTCCGGTCCTCAATGAAGAGCAGGCCATCGGCCTGTTCTACCAGGCGGTGCGTCGCGAGTTGCGCTTCGAGCAGGGCGAAGTCGAGATCGTGTTTATCAACGATGGCAGTTCCGACCGCACGGCCGATGAGGTCAAGGCCCTGGCGCAGGTGGACGAGCAGGTGCTGTTGATCAACTTTTCGCGCAATTTCGGCAAGGAGCCGGCGTTGTTCGCCGGGCTGGAACACGCCAGTGGCGATGCGGTGATTCCCATGGACGTCGACCTGCAGGACCCGATCAGTGTCATCCCGCGGCTGATCGAGGAATGGCAGATGGGCGCCGATGTGGTCCTCGCCAAACGCCGCAGGCGTACTGCCGACAGTTACTTGAGGCGTTGTAGCGCGGCGCTGTTCTACCACCTGTTGAACCGTATCGCCTACACCCGGATCGAGGAAAACGTCGGCGACTTCCGGCTGATGGATCGCAAGGTAGTCGATGTGATCCGTACCCTGCCCGAGCATCAGTTGTTCATGAAGGGTGTGCTGTCGTGGGCCGGCTTCACCACGGTGGTGGTGGAATACGAGCGCGCCGGGCGGGTGGCGGGCAACAGCAAGTTCAATGGCTGGAAACTGTGGAACCTGGCGCTGGAGGGCATCACCTCGTTCAGCACCGTGCCGTTGCGATTGTGGACTTATGTCGGTGGCAGCATCTCGATTTTCGCGGTGCTCTACGCGGTGTACATGGTCCTGGACAAGATCTTCTTCGGCAACAGCGTGCCCGGCTACCCTTCGTTGATGACCGCCATTCTGTTTCTCGGCGGCGTGCAGTTGATCGGCATCGGCATCCTCGGCGAGTACGTCGGCCGTATCTATATCGAGGCCAAGCATCGGCCGCGCTATGTGATCAAGGACGTCATCGGCGGCAAAGACCGCCTGGGGCTCTAG
- a CDS encoding GtrA family protein has translation MRLLWKGISRYTVIGIANTFIHWLVFFLLSLVAGLSQALSNLAAFCVAASFSFYMNARFTFTARRSVGGYLLFLGGMGALSLGVGHAGDVWRLPGLLTVLVFSALSLVAGFLFAKYLVFRECEP, from the coding sequence ATGAGACTCTTATGGAAGGGAATCTCCAGATACACGGTGATCGGCATCGCCAACACCTTTATCCACTGGCTGGTGTTCTTTTTGCTGAGCCTGGTGGCGGGCCTCAGCCAGGCGCTCAGCAACCTGGCGGCCTTTTGCGTCGCAGCGTCGTTTTCTTTCTATATGAACGCGCGTTTCACCTTCACCGCCAGGAGGTCGGTCGGCGGTTATCTGCTGTTCCTGGGCGGCATGGGCGCGCTGAGCCTGGGTGTCGGGCATGCCGGGGATGTGTGGCGGCTGCCCGGCTTGCTGACGGTGCTGGTGTTTTCCGCCCTGAGCCTGGTGGCGGGTTTCCTGTTCGCCAAGTACCTGGTGTTCCGCGAGTGTGAGCCATGA
- a CDS encoding papain-like cysteine protease family protein, with protein MLTLEDTPFTRTGPAQALPQCLVGTLLNAGLSEVDDSAEHAALAASLNFSIQQQTQTNWCWAALSASVGNYYRTGSWTQCGVANAELGRNTCCNQPGPCNVYGYLDSALQTTRSFGGMSQGSIQLSAIENQINMGRPVGLRCAWFGGGAHFLAIYGTNGSYLLIADSIYGYSTRALNTFPRSYNGGGNWTTTYFTRKN; from the coding sequence ATGTTAACCCTTGAAGACACACCCTTTACCCGCACAGGCCCTGCGCAAGCACTGCCACAGTGCCTGGTCGGCACCCTGCTCAATGCCGGACTGAGCGAAGTCGACGACAGCGCGGAACACGCCGCCCTGGCCGCCAGCCTCAACTTCAGCATTCAGCAGCAAACCCAGACCAACTGGTGCTGGGCCGCACTGTCGGCCTCGGTCGGCAACTATTACCGCACCGGTTCCTGGACTCAATGCGGGGTCGCCAACGCGGAACTGGGGCGCAATACCTGTTGCAACCAACCGGGGCCATGCAACGTGTATGGCTACCTGGACTCGGCCCTGCAAACCACCCGCAGCTTTGGCGGCATGAGCCAGGGTTCGATCCAACTGTCGGCCATCGAAAACCAGATCAACATGGGGCGCCCCGTCGGCCTGCGCTGCGCCTGGTTTGGCGGCGGCGCGCACTTTCTGGCGATCTATGGCACCAACGGCAGCTACCTGCTGATTGCGGACTCCATCTACGGTTATTCGACCCGCGCCCTGAACACCTTCCCGCGCTCGTACAACGGCGGCGGCAACTGGACCACCACCTACTTCACCCGGAAAAACTAA
- a CDS encoding amino acid permease, which produces MPVGNHLPQGGTAQGGPLKRELGERHIRLMALGACIGVGLFLGSAKAIEMAGPAIMLSYILGGLAILVIMRALGEMAVHNPVAGSFSRYAQDYLGPLAGFLTGWNYWFLWLVTCVAEITAVAVYMGIWFPDVPRWIWALAALVSMGSINLIAVKAFGEFEFWFALIKIVTIIAMVIGGVGIIAFGFGNDGVALGISNLWTHGGFMPNGVTGVLMSLQMVMFAYLGVEMIGLTAGEAKNPQKTIPNAIGSVFWRILLFYVGALFVILSIYPWNEIGTQGSPFVMTFERLGIKTAAGIINFVVITAALSSCNGGIFSTGRMLYSLAQNGQAPAGFAKTSNNGVPRRALLLSIFALLLGVLLNYLVPEKVFVWVTSIATFGAIWTWVMILLAQLKFRKGLSASQQAGLKYRMWLYPVSSYLALAFLVLVVGLMAYFPDTRVALYVGPAFLVLLTVLFYLFKLQPNNAQQGAVRSAS; this is translated from the coding sequence ATGCCAGTTGGCAACCACCTGCCCCAAGGCGGGACCGCTCAAGGCGGCCCGCTGAAACGCGAACTAGGCGAACGGCATATTCGCTTGATGGCGCTTGGCGCCTGTATCGGTGTCGGCCTGTTCCTCGGTTCGGCCAAGGCCATTGAAATGGCCGGTCCGGCCATCATGCTGTCCTACATCCTCGGCGGCCTGGCGATTCTGGTGATCATGCGCGCCCTCGGCGAGATGGCCGTGCATAACCCGGTCGCGGGTTCCTTCAGTCGTTACGCGCAAGACTACCTCGGCCCGCTGGCGGGCTTCCTCACCGGCTGGAACTACTGGTTCCTGTGGCTGGTGACCTGCGTCGCGGAAATCACCGCGGTGGCGGTGTACATGGGCATCTGGTTCCCCGACGTGCCGCGCTGGATCTGGGCCCTGGCGGCCCTGGTGAGCATGGGCTCGATCAACCTGATCGCGGTCAAGGCCTTCGGTGAGTTCGAGTTCTGGTTCGCCCTGATCAAGATCGTCACCATCATCGCCATGGTCATCGGTGGCGTCGGCATCATCGCCTTCGGTTTCGGCAATGACGGTGTGGCACTGGGTATTTCCAACCTGTGGACCCACGGCGGTTTCATGCCCAACGGCGTGACCGGCGTGCTGATGTCGCTGCAGATGGTGATGTTCGCCTACCTGGGCGTGGAGATGATCGGCCTCACCGCCGGTGAAGCGAAGAACCCGCAGAAGACCATTCCCAACGCCATCGGCTCGGTGTTCTGGCGCATCCTGCTGTTCTATGTGGGCGCGCTGTTCGTGATCCTGTCGATCTACCCCTGGAACGAAATCGGCACCCAGGGCAGCCCGTTCGTGATGACCTTCGAGCGCCTGGGCATCAAGACCGCCGCCGGCATCATCAACTTCGTGGTGATCACCGCTGCGCTGTCGTCCTGCAACGGCGGCATCTTCAGCACCGGGCGCATGCTCTACAGCCTGGCACAGAATGGCCAGGCCCCGGCCGGTTTCGCCAAGACCTCGAACAACGGCGTACCGCGTCGCGCGCTGCTGCTGTCGATCTTCGCCTTGCTGCTGGGCGTGCTGCTCAACTACCTGGTGCCGGAGAAAGTGTTCGTCTGGGTGACCTCCATCGCCACCTTCGGCGCGATCTGGACCTGGGTGATGATCCTCCTGGCCCAGCTCAAGTTCCGCAAAGGCCTGAGCGCCTCGCAGCAGGCCGGCCTGAAGTACCGCATGTGGCTGTACCCGGTCAGTTCCTATCTGGCCCTGGCATTCCTGGTGCTGGTGGTGGGGCTGATGGCCTACTTCCCGGACACCCGCGTGGCGCTGTATGTGGGCCCGGCGTTCCTGGTGCTGCTGACGGTGCTGTTCTACCTGTTCAAGCTGCAACCGAACAATGCCCAGCAGGGCGCGGTGCGTTCGGCGTCGTAA